A single region of the Rhodospirillales bacterium genome encodes:
- a CDS encoding TIGR02300 family protein gives MAKPEWGTKRTCHNCGARFYDLRRDEIACPVCHTPHDPERQPRTRRSGSLKAAAGALAPVVVAKKPAPAAVHDDVADDVGEDSAETGDDDAEKLDDENQDLIEDTSELGEDDDDIGEVIEHFDDDAEDRS, from the coding sequence GTGGCCAAGCCCGAGTGGGGAACGAAACGGACCTGCCATAATTGCGGCGCGCGGTTCTACGATCTGCGGCGCGACGAAATCGCCTGCCCGGTCTGCCACACCCCTCACGACCCGGAGCGCCAGCCGCGGACCCGTCGGAGTGGGAGCCTGAAAGCGGCCGCCGGCGCGTTGGCGCCCGTCGTCGTCGCCAAGAAGCCGGCGCCCGCTGCGGTCCATGACGATGTGGCTGACGACGTTGGAGAAGATAGCGCCGAGACTGGCGACGATGACGCCGAGAAGCTGGACGATGAAAACCAGGATCTGATCGAGGATACGTCCGAACTCGGCGAGGATGACGACGACATTGGAGAGGTGATCGAGCACTTCGACGACGACGCCGAGGATCGCTCTTGA
- a CDS encoding (d)CMP kinase, with product MTTLTHPRDPAVKRPLVIAVDGPAAAGKGTLARRLAEALGLAYLDTGLLYRAVGMNALEQNVAPGTSSSTSSIAPDAAIAAARALTVADLQRADLRSDAAANAASHVAAIPAVREALLSFQRQFAAAPPEGSAGAVLDGRDIGSVVCPDARVKVFVTASETVRAARRYRELRQRGLAAIHSRVLTDMRERDARDRARVVAPLKPAEDAIVIDTSELDPDIVLGVVLKVMVSSLGALPTARGNLRPRPD from the coding sequence ATGACAACGTTGACGCACCCCCGCGATCCTGCCGTCAAGCGGCCGCTGGTCATAGCGGTCGACGGACCCGCCGCGGCCGGGAAGGGAACCTTGGCGCGCCGCCTCGCGGAGGCTCTCGGGCTCGCCTATCTGGACACCGGCCTGCTCTACCGGGCCGTCGGGATGAACGCGCTCGAGCAGAACGTGGCGCCCGGCACATCGAGCAGCACTTCCTCAATTGCGCCCGATGCCGCAATCGCCGCGGCGCGCGCGCTGACCGTCGCGGATCTGCAGCGGGCGGATCTGCGCAGCGACGCCGCCGCCAACGCCGCCTCCCACGTCGCTGCGATCCCGGCTGTGCGGGAAGCCCTGTTGAGCTTTCAGCGGCAATTCGCCGCTGCACCGCCCGAGGGCAGCGCCGGCGCGGTTCTGGATGGTCGCGATATCGGCTCCGTGGTATGTCCGGATGCGCGCGTCAAGGTGTTCGTCACCGCTTCCGAAACCGTGCGCGCCGCACGGCGGTATAGGGAGTTGCGACAGCGCGGGCTCGCGGCTATACATAGCCGCGTTTTGACGGATATGCGGGAGCGGGACGCACGCGATCGAGCGCGCGTCGTTGCGCCGTTGAAACCGGCGGAAGACGCCATCGTCATCGACACGAGCGAATTGGATCCGGATATCGTTCTCGGCGTGGTGTTGAAGGTTATGGTCTCCAGCCTCGGGGCGCTGCCGACGGCCCGCGGGAACTTGCGTCCGCGACCAGATTAA
- the aroA gene encoding 3-phosphoshikimate 1-carboxyvinyltransferase has translation MQERPAIVPALVAHRASALGGATAVPGDKSISHRAVILAAAAVGESLICGLLEADDVLATVAAVRQLGAPVEALGSDYRVLGPGIGALAEPATVLDMGNSGTGARLLAGLVATHPFITFFSGDESLSARPMKRVTDPLTAMGATIWTRSGGRLPMAVRGATDPLPITYEMPVASAQVKSAVLLAALNTPGRTVVIEPAPSRDHTERLLRHFGVDIVVEPLGSSGRRISLTGQPELSGREIVVPGDLSSAAFPLVAAIVVPGSRIRLQGVGINPLRAGLIETLLEMGARIGVVDQRSAGCEAVADLVVEAGPLRGVQVPAERAPAMIDEFPILAVAAACATGMTLMTGIGELRVKESDRLSAMAKGLTSCGVEVEEGEDWLRVIGAGGPPLGGAMVPTGLDHRIAMAFLVLGTASQRRVTIDDAGPIRTSFPDFAALMNALGARIEPAA, from the coding sequence ATGCAAGAACGACCCGCAATCGTGCCGGCGCTCGTCGCGCATCGGGCCTCTGCCCTCGGCGGAGCCACCGCCGTTCCGGGAGACAAGTCCATCTCCCACCGCGCGGTCATCCTGGCGGCGGCCGCCGTTGGGGAGAGCCTGATTTGCGGATTGCTGGAGGCGGACGACGTTCTTGCGACGGTCGCGGCGGTTCGCCAACTGGGGGCGCCGGTCGAGGCGCTCGGCTCGGACTATCGTGTTCTGGGACCCGGGATCGGGGCGCTGGCGGAACCGGCGACGGTGCTCGACATGGGCAACTCCGGCACCGGCGCCCGCCTGCTCGCCGGGCTCGTCGCCACTCACCCGTTCATCACGTTCTTCAGCGGTGATGAATCCCTGTCGGCGCGGCCGATGAAACGGGTGACCGATCCGCTCACTGCCATGGGAGCGACGATCTGGACCCGGAGCGGCGGACGCCTGCCGATGGCGGTGCGCGGCGCCACAGATCCATTGCCCATCACCTATGAGATGCCGGTGGCGTCGGCACAGGTCAAATCGGCGGTTCTCCTTGCGGCCCTCAACACGCCGGGGAGAACGGTGGTCATCGAACCGGCACCGAGCCGCGATCATACTGAACGGCTGCTGAGGCACTTCGGCGTGGACATCGTGGTCGAGCCGCTGGGATCGAGCGGCCGGCGGATCAGCCTGACGGGTCAGCCGGAACTAAGCGGACGGGAGATCGTCGTGCCGGGCGACCTGTCGTCGGCGGCGTTTCCGCTCGTCGCCGCGATCGTCGTTCCGGGCTCGCGGATCCGGCTGCAAGGGGTCGGCATCAATCCGCTCCGTGCGGGCCTGATCGAAACGTTGCTGGAGATGGGGGCGCGCATCGGCGTCGTCGATCAGCGGTCGGCGGGATGCGAGGCCGTGGCGGATCTGGTCGTTGAAGCCGGCCCGCTGCGCGGCGTCCAGGTGCCGGCCGAACGGGCGCCGGCGATGATCGACGAATTTCCGATTCTGGCGGTTGCGGCGGCCTGCGCCACCGGAATGACGTTGATGACGGGCATTGGAGAGCTCAGGGTCAAGGAGAGCGACCGCCTGTCGGCGATGGCGAAGGGCCTGACATCGTGCGGCGTCGAGGTGGAGGAGGGCGAGGACTGGCTCCGGGTGATCGGTGCGGGCGGACCGCCGCTCGGCGGGGCTATGGTTCCCACGGGCCTGGATCATCGCATCGCCATGGCTTTCCTGGTGCTCGGCACCGCCAGCCAACGTCGTGTGACCATCGACGATGCGGGTCCGATCCGCACCAGTTTTCCGGACTTCGCGGCGCTGATGAACGCGCTCGGCGCCAGGATCGAGCCGGCCGCATGA